In Scophthalmus maximus strain ysfricsl-2021 chromosome 21, ASM2237912v1, whole genome shotgun sequence, one genomic interval encodes:
- the cnn3a gene encoding calponin-3a isoform X2 codes for MTHFNKGPSYGLSAEVRSKIAQKYDVQKEEELRFWIEEVTGMSIGENFQKGLKDGVILCELINKVHPGSVKKVNFSQLNWHKLENIGNFIKAILAYGVKPNDIFEANDLFESGNMTQVQTTLLALANLAKTKGIDTKVDIGVKYSDKQARHFDDEKIKAGQCVIGLQMGTNKCASQAGMTAYGTRRHLYDPKTQTDKPYDQTTISLQMGTNKGASQAGMSAPGTRRDIFDQKVATQPLDNSTISLQMGTNKVASQRGMSVYGLGRQVYDPKYCAPPTEPVIHTNGSQGTGTNGSEISDSDYQAEFQEDEYHGGYHDNYSSHYNDQGIDY; via the exons ATTGCTCAGAAATATGAcgtgcagaaggaggaggagctccgCTTCTGGATCGAGGAGGTGACGGGAATGTCCATCGGAGAGAACTTCCAGAAAGGGTTGAAGGACGGAGTCATCCTCTGCGA aCTGATCAACAAGGTGCATCCTGGTTCAGTAAAGAAAGTCAACTTCTCCCAGTTGAACTGGCACAAG CTGGAAAACATCGGCAACTTCATCAAGGCCATCCTGGCCTACGGCGTGAAGCCCAACGACATCTTCGAGGCCAACGACCTGTTCGAGAGCGGGAACATGACTCAAGTCCAGACCACACTGCTCGCGCTGGCCAACCTG GCGAAGACCAAAGGTATCGACACGAAGGTTGACATCGGGGTGAAATACTCAGACAAACAAGCTCGGCATTTCGACGACGAGAAGATCAAGGCCGGGCAGTGTGTCATCGGACTGCAG atGGGAACGAACAAGTGTGCGAGTCAGGCCGGGATGACCGCCTACGGAACCAGACGACATCTGTACGACCCGAAGACTCAGACCGACAAGCCGTACGACCAGACCACCATCAGCCTGCAGATGGGAACCAACAAAGGAGCAAGCCAG GCGGGCATGTCGGCCCCCGGCACCCGGAGGGACATCTTCGACCAGAAGGTGGCGACGCAGCCGCTGGACAACTCCACCATCTCCCTCCAGATGGGCACCAACAAGGTGGCGTCCCAGCGCGGCATGAGCGTGTACGGCCTGGGCCGCCAGGTCTACGACCCCAAGTACTGCGCGCCGCCCACGGAGCCCGTCATCCACACCAACGGCAGCCAGGGCACCGGCACCAACGGCTCCGAGATCAGCGACAGTGACTATCAGGCCGAGTTCCAGGAGGACGAGTACCACGGCGGTTACCACGACAACTACAGCTCCCACTACAACGACCAGGGCATTGACTATTAG
- the cnn3a gene encoding calponin-3a isoform X1, with protein sequence MTHFNKGPSYGLSAEVRSKIAQKYDVQKEEELRFWIEEVTGMSIGENFQKGLKDGVILCELINKVHPGSVKKVNFSQLNWHKLENIGNFIKAILAYGVKPNDIFEANDLFESGNMTQVQTTLLALANLVSEHAQHTEGRCPTEEGTRPPFFRGHKSHQSIDQLVLSLRQAKTKGIDTKVDIGVKYSDKQARHFDDEKIKAGQCVIGLQMGTNKCASQAGMTAYGTRRHLYDPKTQTDKPYDQTTISLQMGTNKGASQAGMSAPGTRRDIFDQKVATQPLDNSTISLQMGTNKVASQRGMSVYGLGRQVYDPKYCAPPTEPVIHTNGSQGTGTNGSEISDSDYQAEFQEDEYHGGYHDNYSSHYNDQGIDY encoded by the exons ATTGCTCAGAAATATGAcgtgcagaaggaggaggagctccgCTTCTGGATCGAGGAGGTGACGGGAATGTCCATCGGAGAGAACTTCCAGAAAGGGTTGAAGGACGGAGTCATCCTCTGCGA aCTGATCAACAAGGTGCATCCTGGTTCAGTAAAGAAAGTCAACTTCTCCCAGTTGAACTGGCACAAG CTGGAAAACATCGGCAACTTCATCAAGGCCATCCTGGCCTACGGCGTGAAGCCCAACGACATCTTCGAGGCCAACGACCTGTTCGAGAGCGGGAACATGACTCAAGTCCAGACCACACTGCTCGCGCTGGCCAACCTGGTGAGTGAACACGCACAGCACACAGAGGGTCGTTGTCCCACCGAGGAAGGAACACGTCCTCCTTTCTTTAGAGGACACAAATCACATCAGTCCATTGACCAGCTTGTCCTTTCTCTCCGTCAGGCGAAGACCAAAGGTATCGACACGAAGGTTGACATCGGGGTGAAATACTCAGACAAACAAGCTCGGCATTTCGACGACGAGAAGATCAAGGCCGGGCAGTGTGTCATCGGACTGCAG atGGGAACGAACAAGTGTGCGAGTCAGGCCGGGATGACCGCCTACGGAACCAGACGACATCTGTACGACCCGAAGACTCAGACCGACAAGCCGTACGACCAGACCACCATCAGCCTGCAGATGGGAACCAACAAAGGAGCAAGCCAG GCGGGCATGTCGGCCCCCGGCACCCGGAGGGACATCTTCGACCAGAAGGTGGCGACGCAGCCGCTGGACAACTCCACCATCTCCCTCCAGATGGGCACCAACAAGGTGGCGTCCCAGCGCGGCATGAGCGTGTACGGCCTGGGCCGCCAGGTCTACGACCCCAAGTACTGCGCGCCGCCCACGGAGCCCGTCATCCACACCAACGGCAGCCAGGGCACCGGCACCAACGGCTCCGAGATCAGCGACAGTGACTATCAGGCCGAGTTCCAGGAGGACGAGTACCACGGCGGTTACCACGACAACTACAGCTCCCACTACAACGACCAGGGCATTGACTATTAG